One genomic window of Polyangium aurulentum includes the following:
- a CDS encoding DUF5131 family protein → MGKGSGIEWTDHTFNPWWGCTKVSQACKNCYAEAQATRWKHAIWGPNAGRRFFGDKHWNEPLAWNRDAAREGQRKRVFCASMADVFEDREDLVPQRERLWKLIAETPWLDWLLLTKRPENVASMVPWGENWPSNVWLGTTVENAEMAEQRLPELIKHPAVVRFLSCEPLLGEVDLTPWISEIDWVIVGGEAGPKARPMDPRAARSLRDQCVAAGVAFHFKQWGNWGPASPSGDVKAKQIVLPSVDGEAEIVVTHLGKKNAGRELDGRTWDELPSGHQQRRPEGVARQEKEGAAVSTSGLLQRTMTIIHNNLGSRLPDTEPSPVVSRSMEDPVAESASEGAADDDDLGENNLADHGEVEEALGCGRGDADPLHVAEEATPHDTATKEMQMEAETQAVARVALSDQPGLADVAAQALTSVTREVAIRDIIIPPHRKADPAVVHELVLSIQRLRLFHPIILTPDLRLVAGRNRIAAFVELGRPTIAAHIDSWSKIEEELIEIDENLVRRRLTVLERGEQLARRKELYEAIHPETRQHVRGGHQKAVGPSTAEMISVAPAFAVDAATKLGVTDRTVREEIRIAKALAPDASAILKGTPFEDDKVRLTQLTRLPREQQPDVARLLVERQAKSVKAALSTLQGGTQKTEQPKQSAASAEADQDEQVLVTAITDGVGETPRAEPEPGPAPMNEQVEDTAAEAVIGVEFGQDAVRHMQAAENSMHEFCALKTHAGSLAERMAEKATMLALVRVEVEALLAQHSPNQASGPGLRSAEQRGQQDEGLDDEHDSSDDHRSSVA, encoded by the coding sequence ATGGGTAAAGGCTCGGGGATCGAGTGGACCGACCACACCTTCAACCCCTGGTGGGGCTGCACGAAGGTCTCGCAGGCGTGCAAGAACTGCTACGCGGAGGCGCAGGCCACGCGCTGGAAGCATGCGATCTGGGGACCGAACGCCGGTCGCCGCTTCTTCGGCGACAAGCACTGGAACGAGCCTCTCGCCTGGAACCGCGATGCTGCGCGGGAGGGGCAGCGCAAGCGCGTGTTCTGCGCCTCGATGGCCGATGTCTTCGAGGACCGTGAGGACCTCGTGCCGCAGCGGGAGCGGCTCTGGAAGCTCATCGCGGAGACGCCGTGGCTCGACTGGCTGCTGCTCACGAAGCGGCCGGAGAACGTCGCGTCGATGGTCCCCTGGGGCGAGAACTGGCCCTCGAACGTCTGGCTTGGGACGACGGTCGAGAACGCCGAGATGGCGGAGCAGAGGCTCCCGGAGCTGATCAAGCATCCGGCCGTCGTACGCTTCCTGTCGTGCGAGCCGCTGCTCGGCGAGGTCGATCTGACGCCATGGATCAGCGAGATCGACTGGGTGATCGTGGGCGGCGAGGCTGGACCTAAGGCTCGGCCGATGGATCCACGCGCGGCCCGGAGCCTGCGTGATCAGTGTGTTGCGGCTGGCGTCGCCTTCCACTTCAAGCAGTGGGGGAACTGGGGACCAGCGTCGCCGTCAGGCGATGTGAAGGCGAAGCAGATCGTCCTGCCCAGCGTCGACGGCGAGGCCGAGATCGTCGTGACGCACCTGGGCAAGAAGAACGCGGGCCGCGAGCTCGATGGCCGGACGTGGGACGAGCTGCCGAGTGGCCATCAACAAAGGAGGCCCGAGGGCGTAGCGCGTCAGGAGAAGGAAGGTGCGGCCGTGAGCACGAGCGGCCTGCTGCAACGGACGATGACGATCATCCACAACAACCTCGGCTCGCGTCTGCCTGATACGGAGCCGAGCCCCGTGGTCTCGCGATCGATGGAGGATCCCGTGGCGGAGAGCGCGAGCGAAGGCGCCGCCGATGATGACGACCTCGGCGAGAACAACCTCGCAGACCACGGCGAGGTCGAGGAGGCGTTGGGGTGTGGCCGCGGTGATGCGGACCCGCTGCACGTCGCAGAGGAGGCGACGCCGCATGACACGGCGACGAAGGAGATGCAGATGGAAGCCGAGACTCAGGCTGTCGCGCGCGTCGCACTCTCGGACCAGCCAGGTCTCGCTGATGTCGCTGCGCAGGCTCTGACCAGCGTGACGCGCGAGGTTGCGATCCGCGACATCATCATCCCGCCGCATCGCAAAGCGGATCCCGCTGTCGTCCACGAACTCGTGCTCTCCATCCAGCGCCTCCGCCTGTTCCACCCGATCATCCTCACACCCGATCTCAGGCTCGTGGCGGGGCGCAACAGGATCGCCGCCTTCGTCGAGCTCGGGCGGCCCACGATCGCGGCGCATATCGACTCGTGGAGTAAAATCGAGGAGGAGCTCATCGAGATTGACGAGAATCTCGTCCGGCGTCGGCTGACGGTCCTCGAGCGCGGCGAGCAGCTCGCCCGACGCAAGGAGCTGTACGAGGCCATCCATCCCGAGACACGCCAGCACGTCCGCGGCGGGCATCAAAAGGCGGTGGGCCCATCTACGGCGGAAATGATTTCCGTTGCACCGGCCTTCGCCGTGGACGCAGCCACAAAGCTCGGAGTCACCGACCGCACGGTGAGGGAGGAGATCAGGATCGCGAAAGCGCTCGCGCCCGACGCGTCCGCTATCCTCAAGGGCACCCCGTTCGAAGACGATAAAGTACGGCTCACGCAGCTGACCCGCCTGCCACGCGAACAGCAGCCCGACGTGGCACGGCTGCTCGTCGAGAGGCAGGCCAAGAGCGTGAAGGCAGCGCTCTCTACGCTGCAGGGCGGCACGCAGAAGACCGAGCAGCCGAAGCAGAGCGCGGCGTCGGCCGAGGCCGACCAGGACGAGCAAGTGCTGGTGACAGCCATTACGGACGGAGTGGGCGAAACGCCGAGGGCCGAGCCCGAGCCCGGCCCTGCGCCGATGAACGAGCAGGTGGAAGACACCGCTGCGGAGGCCGTGATCGGTGTCGAGTTCGGGCAGGACGCGGTGCGGCACATGCAGGCAGCGGAGAACAGCATGCATGAGTTCTGCGCCCTGAAGACGCATGCGGGCAGCCTGGCGGAGAGGATGGCCGAAAAGGCGACGATGCTCGCGCTCGTGCGCGTGGAGGTCGAGGCGCTCTTGGCGCAGCACTCGCCCAACCAGGCGAGCGGACCAGGTCTGCGTTCGGCAGAGCAGCGCGGCCAACAGGACGAGGGCCTCGATGACGAACACGATTCGTCCGATGACCATCGCTCATCGGTGGCGTAG
- a CDS encoding metallophosphoesterase yields MTSRILHPTAAMISDVHVGDPENARLEDFDRDEAFAHLLDAELPARAGSRPTTLVIAGDFIDFPQILPELGKACSVERLGTTEEESLARIRRAILGHPRVFRALADFLARGNQVLVLPGNHDIDLHFPKVFGALREACGGAPAPALEFVSEGKIEQNGVYLEHGNQYSYDNWFEHWGDPIRTAPDGARRIERPWGTLFMDIVYNDIEDAYPFVNKLYPHDALARVVLRLMCDDTRISVRALARLAAFFVTRGKRAIAGWALGEEDEDGGPVTRTAIESFVDTFDSGMANDRRRALIEETAAITGASEAPEADDVLPPDIGGRIGLLGRTDERGLDRRARELLRSGKRSVVAFGHTHAPFARSVDLPGRVGWIINTGSWIPRIELGAGEAPSFAELAVAPRSHDLRYLWLQLEGSPRASLEPLTSR; encoded by the coding sequence ATGACCTCGCGCATTCTCCACCCCACGGCGGCCATGATCAGCGACGTGCACGTCGGTGATCCCGAGAATGCGCGGCTCGAGGACTTCGACCGCGACGAGGCGTTCGCGCACCTCCTCGACGCCGAGCTGCCTGCGCGCGCAGGCAGCCGCCCTACGACGCTCGTCATCGCCGGCGATTTCATCGATTTCCCCCAGATCCTCCCCGAACTCGGCAAGGCGTGCTCCGTCGAGCGCCTCGGCACGACGGAGGAGGAGTCGCTCGCCCGCATCCGCCGCGCCATCCTCGGGCACCCACGCGTCTTTCGCGCCCTCGCCGACTTCCTCGCCCGCGGCAACCAGGTCCTCGTGCTGCCGGGCAACCACGACATCGACCTGCACTTCCCGAAGGTCTTCGGCGCGCTGCGCGAGGCCTGTGGCGGCGCGCCCGCCCCCGCGCTCGAATTCGTATCCGAAGGAAAGATCGAGCAGAACGGCGTGTACCTGGAGCACGGCAACCAGTACTCGTACGACAACTGGTTCGAGCACTGGGGCGACCCCATCCGCACCGCGCCCGATGGCGCACGGCGCATCGAGCGCCCCTGGGGCACGCTCTTCATGGACATCGTTTACAACGACATCGAGGACGCTTACCCGTTCGTCAACAAGCTCTATCCCCACGACGCGCTCGCCAGGGTCGTCCTGCGCTTGATGTGTGACGACACCCGGATCTCGGTGCGCGCGCTGGCGCGTCTCGCCGCCTTCTTCGTGACGCGGGGCAAGCGGGCAATCGCGGGCTGGGCGCTCGGCGAGGAGGACGAGGATGGGGGGCCGGTCACGCGGACGGCCATCGAATCGTTCGTGGATACGTTCGATAGCGGAATGGCGAACGATCGTAGACGCGCGCTCATCGAGGAGACCGCGGCCATCACCGGAGCGTCCGAGGCGCCCGAAGCTGATGACGTCCTGCCCCCGGACATCGGAGGCAGGATCGGTCTGCTTGGCAGGACAGACGAGCGGGGGCTCGATCGGCGCGCGAGAGAACTCCTCCGGTCGGGCAAGCGGAGCGTCGTGGCGTTCGGACACACGCACGCCCCGTTCGCCCGCAGCGTCGATCTGCCGGGCCGCGTCGGCTGGATCATCAACACCGGGAGCTGGATCCCTCGCATCGAGCTCGGCGCGGGCGAGGCGCCGTCCTTCGCCGAGCTCGCTGTGGCGCCGCGCAGCCACGATCTCCGCTATCTCTGGCTGCAGCTCGAAGGTTCGCCCAGAGCGTCGCTCGAGCCGCTCACCTCCCGCTGA
- a CDS encoding serine/threonine-protein kinase yields MRTGDLIAGRFEIERHTAQGGMAHIYRALDRESGEPVAVKLVLDPDNTNAERFHREASILESLDHPHVVRYVAHGFAEDGTAYLVTEWLEGSSLDHVLSRGPLEIEDAVRLAGCVADALSAMHAAGIVHRDLKPSNIFLPDGQVDEAKVLGFDIAWLEGSSPISASGAILGTPAYMAPEQILGHQVDGRADLFALGGVLFECLTGRIPFEETNLMAILGKVLSETAPRVSELRPEVHPMFDVLVADLLEKNPDERPKDGQVTRSLAVLRALYAVRSGRPSRRSAFKLRDALGPRSSDGPKSTPLEAFPETLSEPAYPPLCLSAWFPDQSGDQARITVGVPARLCVNLGPREERGGVRISVALTPEGAAALDLADHAHVLVLCPGARVSPLRQRIRLPPNPARVLSFMVTALRADDLEIEIVLLVQNEPIHRASFWVRAEPADMLRSEVTP; encoded by the coding sequence GTGCGAACAGGAGACCTCATCGCTGGACGCTTCGAGATCGAGCGCCACACCGCGCAAGGGGGCATGGCGCACATCTACCGCGCCCTCGATCGCGAGAGCGGCGAGCCCGTGGCCGTCAAGCTCGTCCTGGATCCTGACAACACGAATGCCGAGCGCTTCCACCGGGAGGCGTCGATCCTCGAGAGCCTTGACCACCCCCACGTCGTTCGCTACGTGGCGCACGGCTTCGCCGAGGATGGCACGGCCTATCTCGTCACGGAGTGGCTCGAAGGCTCGAGCCTCGACCACGTGCTGTCGCGCGGGCCCCTCGAGATCGAGGACGCCGTGCGCCTCGCCGGATGCGTCGCCGACGCGTTGAGCGCCATGCATGCCGCAGGCATCGTTCATCGCGATCTCAAGCCGAGCAACATCTTCCTCCCCGACGGTCAGGTCGACGAGGCCAAGGTGCTCGGCTTCGACATCGCCTGGCTCGAAGGCAGCAGCCCCATCTCCGCCTCCGGTGCCATTCTCGGCACCCCAGCCTACATGGCCCCGGAGCAAATCCTCGGACATCAGGTCGACGGCCGTGCTGACCTCTTCGCCCTCGGCGGTGTCCTCTTCGAGTGCCTCACAGGCAGGATTCCGTTCGAGGAGACCAACCTCATGGCCATTCTCGGCAAGGTCCTCTCGGAAACGGCTCCGCGCGTGAGCGAGCTGCGGCCCGAGGTGCACCCAATGTTCGACGTCCTCGTCGCGGATCTGCTCGAGAAGAACCCAGACGAACGGCCGAAGGACGGTCAGGTAACGCGCTCGCTCGCAGTCTTACGCGCGCTGTATGCCGTGCGCTCCGGGCGTCCTTCTCGACGCAGCGCGTTCAAGCTGCGCGATGCTCTGGGCCCGCGCTCCTCCGACGGTCCGAAATCCACGCCGCTGGAGGCCTTTCCCGAAACGCTCTCGGAGCCGGCATACCCGCCCCTCTGCCTGAGCGCCTGGTTTCCAGATCAATCGGGCGACCAGGCGCGAATCACCGTGGGCGTCCCCGCCCGCCTCTGCGTCAATCTCGGTCCGCGAGAAGAACGCGGGGGCGTCCGCATCTCCGTGGCCCTCACGCCCGAAGGCGCCGCGGCCCTCGACCTCGCCGATCACGCTCACGTCCTCGTCCTCTGCCCCGGCGCGAGGGTGTCGCCGCTGCGCCAGCGCATCCGGCTTCCCCCCAATCCCGCGCGCGTCCTCTCGTTCATGGTCACCGCGCTCCGGGCCGACGATCTCGAAATCGAGATTGTCCTGCTCGTCCAGAACGAGCCCATTCACCGCGCGAGCTTCTGGGTGCGCGCCGAACCGGCCGACATGCTCCGATCCGAGGTGACCCCGTGA
- the mads1 gene encoding methylation-associated defense system helix-turn-helix domain-containing protein MAD1 produces MDDRWLSVDEIAEYIGVSKDTVYTWVTSKGMPGHKVGRFWKFKREDVDAWVRDGGSASASEELGERERKDG; encoded by the coding sequence ATGGACGACAGGTGGCTCTCAGTTGACGAGATCGCAGAGTACATCGGGGTGAGCAAGGACACGGTCTACACGTGGGTCACCTCGAAGGGGATGCCCGGGCATAAGGTTGGCCGCTTCTGGAAGTTCAAGCGCGAGGACGTCGACGCCTGGGTGCGCGACGGAGGCTCCGCCTCAGCTTCCGAGGAACTTGGTGAGAGGGAGCGCAAGGATGGCTAG
- a CDS encoding nucleotidyl transferase AbiEii/AbiGii toxin family protein, whose product MRKRRLRWYVFGAQAAVAYGRPRMTADVDVTVDPGETSTLALVDALARAGFDLRIDLGEDFLREARLLPLVHRPTAMPVDVVLAGPGLHGEFLARRRIVDIGSVRVPMISPEDLVVTKVLAGRPKDLEDLRGVLLEQEDLDLDHVRALLGELGQALGDDRLLRRLDRIIGAARSKGARRPRQTSR is encoded by the coding sequence ATGCGCAAGCGGCGGCTGCGCTGGTACGTCTTCGGCGCGCAGGCCGCTGTCGCGTACGGAAGGCCGCGTATGACGGCGGACGTCGATGTCACCGTCGACCCCGGCGAGACGAGCACGCTCGCGCTCGTCGATGCGCTTGCACGGGCCGGGTTCGACCTGCGCATCGACCTCGGCGAGGACTTTCTCCGCGAGGCGCGCCTGCTGCCGCTCGTGCATCGCCCGACGGCCATGCCGGTCGACGTGGTGCTCGCGGGGCCTGGGCTTCATGGTGAGTTCCTGGCGCGTCGACGGATCGTCGACATCGGCAGCGTGCGCGTGCCGATGATCAGCCCCGAAGACCTGGTCGTCACGAAGGTCCTCGCTGGGCGGCCCAAGGACCTCGAAGATCTGCGTGGCGTGCTGCTCGAGCAGGAGGACCTCGATCTCGACCACGTCCGTGCGCTCCTCGGCGAGCTCGGGCAGGCGCTCGGCGATGATCGTCTGCTGCGTCGTCTGGACCGAATCATCGGCGCGGCAAGGTCCAAGGGCGCGCGCCGTCCGCGGCAAACCTCTCGGTAG
- a CDS encoding CHAT domain-containing protein — protein MIVGEPFESSLLGPERPLLPKLAVHLLEDEPGTLDVTLTIPLDPNEPDERAAIEQFAPEDRTLDVRYLARINLAAEREELSRRFAETYRKHPIRKHLTAPELGQVPDELLRDAFTPIAAQGHSVFQRLFEPPDERGALLSHGEDDDPLVRRALASALARPHRVVLKSPLSLFPWAMLYDDARIDENDLSTFDARRFWGFRHVLQEEIPGAAMAVRLPQAPRVVAAVCPEVDAADEHRQGPLGKLAEARPDGVSWLGSAEALRRELANFDGDCLYFYGHAVQADPPTPTTSYLRLDGINLTAYAIRKDGGPNFKRRPVLAFLNGCETKPLHVWDESSIAGLLCLRGGGRVCAVTTFAEVPVAFGRRFGQLFWERFLGGDNVGVSLQRARAAMLEQYQNPLGLLYALLGRAETRLG, from the coding sequence GTGATCGTCGGCGAGCCCTTCGAATCCTCGCTGCTCGGCCCCGAGCGCCCCCTGCTCCCCAAGCTCGCCGTCCACCTCCTCGAGGACGAACCCGGCACCCTCGACGTCACCCTCACCATTCCGCTCGACCCCAACGAGCCCGACGAGCGCGCGGCCATCGAGCAGTTCGCCCCCGAGGATCGCACCCTCGACGTCCGCTATCTCGCTCGCATCAACCTCGCCGCCGAGCGCGAGGAGCTCTCCCGGCGCTTTGCCGAGACCTACCGCAAGCACCCGATCCGCAAGCACCTCACGGCCCCCGAGCTCGGGCAGGTGCCCGACGAGCTGTTGCGCGATGCCTTCACGCCTATCGCGGCCCAGGGCCACTCCGTTTTTCAGCGCCTCTTCGAGCCCCCCGACGAGCGCGGCGCCCTGCTCAGCCACGGCGAGGACGACGACCCGCTCGTCCGGCGTGCGCTCGCGTCCGCCCTGGCGCGGCCTCACCGCGTGGTCTTGAAGAGCCCGCTCAGCCTCTTTCCGTGGGCGATGCTCTACGACGACGCCCGGATCGACGAGAATGACCTCTCGACCTTCGACGCCCGCCGATTCTGGGGTTTCCGGCACGTGCTCCAGGAGGAGATCCCCGGCGCGGCCATGGCGGTGCGTCTGCCGCAGGCGCCCCGCGTCGTCGCGGCGGTCTGTCCCGAGGTCGACGCCGCGGACGAGCACCGGCAAGGCCCGCTCGGCAAGCTCGCCGAGGCGCGCCCCGACGGCGTCTCGTGGCTCGGATCCGCGGAGGCGTTGCGGCGCGAGCTCGCCAATTTCGACGGCGATTGCCTCTACTTCTACGGGCACGCCGTGCAGGCCGATCCCCCGACGCCCACCACGAGCTACCTGCGCCTCGACGGCATCAACCTCACCGCCTACGCGATCCGCAAGGACGGCGGCCCGAACTTCAAGAGGCGCCCCGTCCTCGCCTTCCTCAATGGCTGCGAGACGAAGCCCTTGCACGTGTGGGACGAGTCGTCCATCGCCGGCCTGCTCTGCCTCCGCGGCGGAGGCCGCGTCTGCGCCGTCACCACGTTCGCCGAGGTCCCCGTCGCCTTCGGCCGGCGCTTCGGGCAGCTCTTCTGGGAGCGCTTCCTCGGCGGCGACAACGTCGGCGTGTCCTTGCAGCGCGCCCGCGCCGCCATGCTCGAGCAGTACCAGAATCCTCTCGGGCTACTCTATGCCCTCCTCGGCCGCGCCGAGACCCGGCTCGGATGA
- a CDS encoding 2'-5' RNA ligase family protein, whose product MKTHWTAAVLIPPTEVWEPIQAIRRRHDRKIERWMPHVTLLYPFRPRAEFDAISPALAAACAEVSPFTLTLRQFRHFDHGRGRFTVWLDPEPHESILALHAALVRAVPDCNDTARLVGGFKPHLSVGQANGRAELASFLAEVEATWTSLVFEVNAVALIAREGETPFVVDRSIPLGARDGETGAGQGDSLS is encoded by the coding sequence ATGAAAACCCACTGGACTGCTGCCGTCCTCATCCCACCAACGGAGGTCTGGGAGCCGATCCAGGCCATCCGCAGGCGGCACGACCGCAAGATCGAACGGTGGATGCCGCACGTCACGCTGCTCTATCCGTTCCGACCGCGTGCAGAATTTGACGCCATCTCCCCTGCTCTCGCCGCTGCCTGCGCCGAGGTTTCGCCGTTCACGTTGACCCTTCGGCAGTTTCGGCACTTCGATCACGGTCGGGGTCGCTTCACCGTATGGCTCGATCCCGAGCCGCACGAGTCCATCCTCGCGCTCCATGCCGCGCTCGTGCGAGCGGTGCCCGATTGCAACGACACGGCCCGTTTAGTGGGGGGATTCAAACCGCATCTCAGCGTCGGACAGGCGAACGGTCGCGCGGAGCTCGCAAGCTTTCTCGCGGAGGTCGAGGCCACATGGACGTCCCTCGTGTTCGAGGTGAACGCGGTCGCGCTCATTGCTCGCGAGGGGGAGACGCCGTTCGTCGTGGATCGGTCGATCCCGCTCGGCGCTCGGGACGGGGAGACCGGCGCTGGGCAGGGCGACTCGCTATCATAA